A portion of the Lolium rigidum isolate FL_2022 chromosome 1, APGP_CSIRO_Lrig_0.1, whole genome shotgun sequence genome contains these proteins:
- the LOC124668552 gene encoding granule-bound starch synthase 1, chloroplastic/amyloplastic-like: MAALATSQLATSGALPGLTERSAPSLFRRGGFQGPRPRNPADAALSMRTSACATPKQTRRTQQRGSRRGTSVVVRATAGMNIVFVGAEMAPWSKTGGLGDVLGGLPPAMAANGHRVMVISPRYDQYKDAWDTGVIAEIKMGDEYERVRFFHCYKRGVDRVFVDHPSFLEKVWGKTKEKIYGPNTGTDYQDNQLRFSLLCQAALEAPRILNLDNNPYYSGPYGEDVLFVCNDWHTGPLACYLKSNYQSNGLYKTAKVAFCIHNISYQGRFSFDDFSLLNLPERFKSSYDFIDGYDKPVEGRKINWMKAGILESDRVLTVSPYYAEELISGEARGCELDNIMRLTGITGIVNGMDVSEWDPSKDKYIAVKYDDTTAVEGKALNKEALQAEVGLPVDSKVPLVAFIGRLEEQKGPDVMVAAIKEVLEEVEDVQIVLLGTGKKKFERLLKSAEEDFPEKVRAVVKFNAPLAHLIMAGADVLAVTSRFEPCGLIQLQGMRYGTPCACASTGGLVDTIVEGKTGFHMGRLSVDCNVLEPSDVKKAATTLKRAIKVVGTPTYQEMVKNCMTQDLSWKGPAKNWEDVLLDLGVAGSEPGIIGDEIAPLALENVAAP; this comes from the exons ATGGCAGCTCTGGCCACATCCCAGCTCGCCACCTCGGGCGCCCTCCCCGGCCTCACCGAAAGGTCCGCGCCGTCCTTGTTCCGGCGCGGTGGCTTCCAGGGCCCGAGGCCACGTAACCCGGCGGACGCCGCGCTCAGCATGAGGACCAGCGCGTGTGCGACCCCCAAGCAGACGCGGAGGACTCAGCAACGTGGGAGCCGACGGGGCACCTCCGTCGTGGTGCGTGCCACGGCCGGCATGAACATCGTCTTCGTCGGCGCCGAGATGGCGCCCTGGAGCAAGACCGGCGGCCTCGGCGACGTTCTCGGTGGCCTCCCGCCAGCCATGGCC GCGAACGGGCACCGGGTCATGGTCATCTCCCCGCGCTACGACCAGTACAAGGACGCATGGGACACTGGCGTCATCGCCGAG ATCAAGATGGGCGACGAGTACGAGAGGGTGAGGTTTTTCCACTGCTACAAGCGCGGGGTGGACCGTGTGTTCGTCGACCACCCGTCTTTCCTCGAGAAG GTTTGGGGCAAGACCAAAGAGAAGATCTACGGGCCCAACACCGGCACGGATTACCAGGACAACCAGCTACGCTTCAGCCTTCTCTGCCAGGCAGCACTTGAGGCGCCCAGGATCCTAAACCTCGACAACAACCCGTACTACTCCGGACCTTACG GGGAAGATGTGTTGTTCGTGTGCAACGACTGGCACACTGGCCCTCTTGCTTGCTACCTCAAGAGCAACTACCAGTCCAATGGCCTCTACAAGACTGCAAAG GTCGCATTCTGCATCCACAACATATCCTACCAGGGCCGCTTCTCCTTCGATGACTTTTCCCTCCTCAACCTCCCCGAGAGGTTCAAGTCGTCCTACGATTTCATCGACGG GTACGACAAGCCGGTGGAGGGGCGGAAGATCAACTGGATGAAGGCCGGCATCCTTGAATCCGACAGGGTGCTGACGGTTAGTCCGTACTATGCGGAGGAGCTCATCTCCGGCGAAGCTAGGGGCTGCGAGCTGGACAACATCATGCGGCTCACTGGCATCACCGGCATTGTCAACGGCATGGACGTTAGTGAGTGGGACCCGAGCAAGGACAAGTACATCGCCGTCAAGTACGACGACACCACC gcggtggAGGGAAAGGCGCTGAACAAGGAGGCGCTGCAGGCGGAGGTGGGGCTGCCCGTGGACAGCAAAGTGCCGCTGGTGGCGTTCATCGGCAGGCTGGAGGAGCAGAAGGGCCCCGACGTGATGGTCGCCGCCATCAAGGAGGTGCTAGAGGAGGTGGAAGACGTTCAGATCGTGCTCCTGGGCACCGGAAAGAAGAAGTTCGAACGACTGCTGAAGAGCGCGGAGGAGGATTTCCCGGAGAAGGTGAGGGCCGTGGTCAAGTTCAACGCGCCGCTGGCTCACCTGATCATGGCCGGCGCCGACGTGCTCGCCGTCACCAGCCGCTTCGAGCCCTGCGGCCTCATCCAGCTCCAGGGGATGCGCTACGGAACG CCATGCGCGTGCGCTTCCACCGGCGGACTCGTCGACACGATCGTGGAGGGCAAGACTGGGTTTCACATGGGCCGACTCAGTGTCGAC TGCAACGTCCTGGAGCCGAGCGACGTGAAGAAGGCGGCTACCACCCTGAAGCGCGCCATCAAGGTCGTCGGCACGCCGACATACCAGGAGATGGTCAAGAACTGCATGACCCAGGATCTCTCCTGGAAG GGCCCTGCTAAGAACTGGGAGGACGTGCTGCTGGACCTGGGGGTCGCCGGGAGCGAGCCAGGGATCATCGGAGACGAGATCGCGCCGCTCGCCCTGGAGAACGTCGCTGCTCCATGA
- the LOC124685018 gene encoding succinate dehydrogenase subunit 5, mitochondrial-like, producing MAASARSAATAARSALRRAPLAGPSLPHLASSSRAGPAGILRRSAAAWLETRMSLHSAAASAVRLGSCATQDGNNAFSWNSKRMFSSNEKHLPAISDPEIEAAFKDLMAASWNELPDSLVDEAKKAVSKATDDKAGQEALENVFRAAEACEEFSGVLVTLRMALDDLCGITGENVGPLPGYVEEAVKSAYTRYMTYLASFGPEEHHLRKKVETELGTKMIHLKMRCSGIGAEWGKITLIGTSGISGSYVELRA from the exons ATGGCAGCATCGGCCCGCTCCGCGGCCACCGCCGCCAGATCGGCGCTACGCCGGGCGCCCCTCGCCGGCCCGTCGCTCCCGCACCTGGCGTCCTCTTCCCGCGCCGGACCCGCCGGGATCCTCCGCAG GTCCGCGGCGGCGTGGCTGGAGACGCGGATGTCCCTGCACAGCGCGGCGGCATCGGCGGTGCGCCTTGGATCCTGTGCCACCCAAG ATGGCAACAATGCTTTCTCATGGAACTCTAAGCGCATGTTCAGTTCAAATGAAAAACATCTTCCTGCAATATCTGACCCAGAAATTGAGGCTGCATTTAAGGATTTGATGGCTGCTAGCTGGAATGAGCTGCCAGATTCACTTGTTGATGAAGCAAAGAAAGCAGTATCTAAAGCTACTGATGATAAGGCTGGTCAAGAGGCATTGGAAAATGTATTTCGTGCTGCTGAAGCATGTGAAGAGTTCAGTGGAGTTTTAGTTACCCTAAGAATGGCTCTTGATGATCTTTGTGGCATTACGGGAGAG AATGTGGGCCCCTTGCCTGGCTATGTAGAAGAAGCTGTTAAATCTGCATATACTCGATACATGACATATCTGGCATCCTTTGGTCCTGAAGAGCACCATCTGCGGAAAAAGGTGGAGACTGAGTTGGGGACGAAAATGATACACCTGAAAATGAGATGCAGTGGCATAGGGGCTGAGTGGGGAAAG ATCACCCTGATTGGCACCTCGGGGATCTCAGGGTcctatgttgagctaagggcatgA